A region of Rhabdothermincola sediminis DNA encodes the following proteins:
- a CDS encoding O-acetyl-ADP-ribose deacetylase codes for MRLQATRADITTLQVDAIVNAANEELRRGGGVCGAIFAAAGPGLEAACAAIGHCATGDAVATDGFALPARWIIHTVGPVWRGGGHGEAGLLASCYRRSLEVADELRARSVAFPAISTGIFGYPPEEAARIAVDTVRATPTEVEQVLLVAFDAETATCYERLLNSPAAP; via the coding sequence ATGCGCCTGCAGGCGACACGCGCTGACATCACCACCCTCCAGGTCGACGCGATCGTCAACGCGGCCAACGAGGAGCTCCGGAGAGGTGGCGGGGTGTGCGGTGCGATCTTCGCTGCCGCCGGCCCCGGGCTCGAGGCCGCGTGCGCCGCGATCGGCCACTGCGCGACCGGTGACGCCGTCGCCACCGACGGCTTCGCCCTCCCCGCCCGGTGGATCATCCACACCGTCGGGCCGGTCTGGCGAGGTGGAGGGCACGGAGAGGCCGGCCTGCTCGCCTCCTGCTACCGGCGGTCGCTGGAGGTCGCCGACGAGCTCAGGGCCCGCTCGGTAGCGTTCCCCGCGATCTCGACGGGGATCTTCGGCTACCCGCCCGAGGAGGCGGCGAGGATCGCGGTCGACACCGTGCGCGCCACGCCCACCGAGGTGGAGCAGGTCCTGCTCGTGGCCTTCGACGCCGAGACCGCCACCTGCTACGAGCGGCTCCTCAACTCGCCCGCCGCCCCTTGA
- a CDS encoding WhiB family transcriptional regulator — MLYATAESSAVDKSWQDFANCLGVDPDLFFPERGASTREAKEVCRGCVVREECLEYALANGEKFGIWGGMSERERRRIRRQRSLARAATNAAG, encoded by the coding sequence ATGCTGTACGCAACCGCCGAATCGAGTGCTGTGGACAAGTCCTGGCAGGACTTCGCGAACTGCCTGGGGGTCGATCCGGACCTCTTCTTCCCGGAGCGGGGCGCGTCCACCCGGGAGGCGAAAGAGGTCTGCCGTGGCTGCGTGGTGCGCGAGGAGTGCCTCGAGTACGCGCTGGCCAACGGCGAGAAGTTCGGGATCTGGGGTGGCATGAGCGAGCGCGAGCGGCGACGCATCCGCCGCCAGCGGTCGCTCGCCCGAGCGGCCACCAACGCCGCCGGCTGA
- the tatA gene encoding twin-arginine translocase TatA/TatE family subunit — MNLGGPEILLIAVVVLLLFGGTQLPKLARSLGEAQKEFKKGLREGTSDAPDEGKGQTA, encoded by the coding sequence ATGAACCTCGGTGGGCCCGAAATCCTGCTGATCGCAGTGGTGGTGCTGCTGCTGTTCGGCGGTACCCAACTGCCCAAGCTCGCCCGCTCTCTCGGCGAGGCCCAGAAGGAGTTCAAGAAGGGCCTCCGAGAGGGAACCAGCGACGCCCCCGACGAAGGCAAGGGCCAGACGGCCTGA
- a CDS encoding WhiB family transcriptional regulator translates to MDTSWMAQGLCRFEPPSTFFPSDGVGVETAKRICASCPVKEPCLEYALEHRIDHGVWGGTSERQRRRILKKRKLSPAPLVSSVL, encoded by the coding sequence ATGGACACTTCATGGATGGCTCAGGGCCTGTGCCGGTTCGAGCCACCCTCCACCTTCTTCCCCAGCGACGGGGTCGGCGTCGAGACGGCCAAGCGCATCTGCGCGTCGTGCCCGGTGAAGGAGCCGTGCCTCGAGTACGCGCTGGAGCATCGCATCGACCACGGGGTCTGGGGCGGGACGTCCGAGCGCCAGCGGCGCCGGATCCTCAAGAAGCGCAAGTTGTCGCCCGCCCCACTGGTCAGCAGCGTCCTGTAG
- a CDS encoding S1C family serine protease, whose amino-acid sequence MALASALLAALVTAGLLQVFDRDSGQPGTSRSTLGSGAALDIQALLRKAQPSVVTVHTDTASSSGLYGGAGTGVVVGEDGYILTNWHVIGGASSVRVTLHDGTEHEATLVGGFPNDDIALIRVVDGPSLVPAELGSSSSIQVGDEVVAIGNALNLGGPPSVTRGIVSATDRTIQTPEITLRGLIQTDAAINPGNSGGPLLDVQGRVIGINTAIISDAQNIGFAIPIDAVKPLIDELKQGRGTITPSSAFLGVVTESVDSVPDAVLDQYDVSASNGALITEVQPGTAADRSGLQIGDVITRIDGQRVRSREDVLAIIRSHDAGDEITVEIERAGRKTEITVELGSRLGGN is encoded by the coding sequence GTGGCGCTCGCGAGCGCGCTGCTCGCCGCGCTGGTCACCGCGGGCCTGCTGCAGGTCTTCGACCGCGACTCGGGGCAGCCTGGCACCTCTCGGAGCACGCTGGGATCGGGAGCCGCGCTCGACATCCAGGCGCTGCTCCGCAAGGCCCAACCGTCGGTGGTCACGGTCCACACGGACACCGCCTCGTCGTCGGGGCTCTACGGCGGTGCCGGCACCGGGGTGGTGGTCGGGGAGGACGGCTACATCCTCACCAACTGGCACGTCATCGGCGGCGCGTCATCGGTGCGGGTCACCCTCCATGACGGCACCGAGCACGAGGCGACCCTGGTGGGAGGGTTCCCGAACGACGACATCGCGCTGATCAGGGTCGTCGACGGCCCGTCCCTGGTCCCCGCGGAGTTGGGAAGCTCCAGCTCGATCCAGGTCGGCGACGAGGTGGTCGCCATCGGCAACGCCCTCAACCTGGGTGGGCCGCCAAGCGTGACGCGAGGGATCGTGTCGGCCACCGACCGCACGATCCAGACCCCCGAGATCACCTTGCGTGGTCTCATCCAGACCGATGCCGCCATCAACCCGGGCAACTCCGGTGGACCTCTCCTCGACGTGCAGGGCCGGGTGATCGGCATCAACACCGCGATCATCAGCGACGCCCAGAACATCGGCTTCGCCATCCCGATCGACGCGGTGAAGCCGTTGATCGACGAGCTCAAGCAAGGCCGGGGGACGATCACCCCGTCCTCGGCCTTCCTCGGGGTGGTCACCGAGTCCGTGGACTCCGTGCCCGATGCGGTGCTCGACCAGTACGACGTCAGCGCGTCCAACGGCGCCCTGATCACCGAGGTACAGCCGGGCACGGCGGCGGATCGTTCCGGCCTGCAGATCGGCGACGTCATCACCCGCATCGACGGCCAGCGGGTGCGATCCCGTGAGGACGTGCTCGCCATCATCCGGTCTCACGACGCCGGTGACGAGATCACCGTCGAGATCGAGCGGGCCGGTCGCAAGACCGAGATCACCGTGGAGCTGGGGAGCCGGCTCGGCGGCAACTGA